The sequence tgaaaacaaattgcttttagcaaaaatctaaaaaaacaaacaccaccttactcTTCACattcttttttatgttatttatgaaGTTCCTCTGTTATAGTcctttttaaagtttatttttccaCTATGAGTGTTTATGATCCTtcttacacacacacacactcatgCACACacatattttttagaaacaagCACTAACACATGTCTGGACACTGAATGCAAGGCATGCTATTGAATTTATTGCTTGTTCACTGTAGGGAAAGCGCAATCCCCGAGCAGCAGATCCACCAGTTGATAATGTTAAAAACCCTCATTTCCTGGTTCTAATCTCAGATAGTTTCATGGAGGCTCGTGCTGCTTTAAGTCGGCCTGGACTTTCAAATATGACAGCAAATCAGAGTCCTGTAAAAATGGATATAGCTTCAGTTCCTCAGGTTTCAGCGGCCCCTCCTGCTTCTATTCCATCAGGTTGTTTATGCATTGAACTCTTTAGATCTATTTTTAATCCCTTTCCCTGCATGAAAGATTTGACTCCATCTTGATTATTGAGTACATATTAATACTTGTATGATTTTTTAGGTTCTTTTGCCTTTTTTCCCAGTATAACGCATTGGCTAACTGCCTAACTGGATTTTgtatataacaaagaaaaaaaacaatatgatgGATTAGTGACTAAGTTCTGTGGCATGCTATCCATTCAAAACTCAAATTCTTGGCTTGTTCTATCCAGCCTCAAATCTGTCATTCTGTGTAATAAGAGAATGTTGTTGAGTTTGGAACTGAAACCAGCTACAGAGGAGGAATCTTGTTGTGTTTGGAAGTGCTAGCAGTTTCTTATTATTTGCTATTCATTAACACCAGGAGATTCAGTATCAGACCTACCAGTAAGAGAAATTACATTTGGATGGAGTTTGACagtagaaagaaaaatcaactcCTAATTTGACATACGCTTTAGTAACATTCTTGGCCTCTAATAGCCTACACTAGTAATTACATTTTGTTGGATGCGGGGTTTTCAGTTTAGAAAATTTTGTAGGATTACAGAGAGGTATTAATTTACTCCCTTAGGACTGTATGGCTGGAAGGAAAAACTAAGACTAGTCTCTGTCTATAGCTCTTAAGAATTTTTAGGTGACACAATCTACTTTAGAAAGTTCCAAGAATAGGTTGGGCAACTGAAAATATTAACCTCCTTGTTGGAATGGAGCATCCTATGCTCTTGTTCCGGTTTGGCTAATGATAAGGTACATGTCTGGGCTGGTACTTTATTGCAAAATTAAGATGATGTAATCCATTCTGTTTGGtatgttctctctctctcactctctcaaTAAATCAATATCAGTTAgcgatatttttatttagtaatttcagctctctctctctctcttagaGAAAAGGTTCTTAATGCTTGAAATTGAATAGTTTGCATAACCCTATTATCTTATGCACTAGAATGGTAAAAAATAACTTGGttggaaaatggaagaaaaggaaatcCTCTGGGTATGATGTGTGAGATGTTCTATATTTGCCACACTCTAAATTTTGCAGCTGATATATCTATTACATTGGTTGAGTGCTTACATTCTACTTTCCTTCTCAGTGAATGGTATCATGAACCGGCCAACAATTGCTGTTGGAGCTGTCCCGACTGCTACTGTAAAAGTTGTAAGATTCTTaaattgttctctaattttAACCTTACATGAATGCTTCAAGGATTGTGAATTCCCTGTTGGACATGACAAGGAAAGAGTGTAGGTATGACCTATGTGTCTAACATGTTCTTATGATATGTATCTAACAGACAACAGGTATGTTCaatcaagaaaatgaacaaatttctATTTCATCATAACTAACCTTAAACCCATTTTGGATATTCCATCTTAGATATACTCTTCAATTTGTCACTGTGCATGAAAGCAAGGAAAGGtaagtttgattattttatcatgtttcCATGTATTAAGCATTGGAAATTAAATGAATCTGACACTTAACAGCACTGGATGCTTATACCAATTGCatttaacataaatttattttagctttcttggccttttgatggaaataaatctCGTTTGCTCCGTTGCAATTTTTCTGATCTTTAGGATTGTGTTTATGGTCATGACTGAAGAACATTTCTTACATCTGCTCAGGAACCAAGCACGGTAACTTCCATCACATCTGGACCTGGTTTTCCACATATTCCATCTGTCCCACGTGCTGCTTCTCAAGGAGTTCCAAGCCTTCAGACTTCTTCACCATCTTCTACTTCTCAGGAGATGATCTCAAATGGTGACAATGTCCAAGATTTGAAACCTATAGTGAGTGGTATATCACAGACCTTACGTCCTGTGGTTCCCGCTGCAGCAAATGTAAGCATTCTGAACAACCTCTCTCAAGCACGGCAAGTGATGCATTCTGCAGCCCTAAGTGGGGGAACTTCTATAGGACTTCAGTCAATGGGTGGGACTTCCATGGCTATGCATATGTCAAATATGATATCCAGTGGAATGGCATCATCTGTGCCTGCCACTCAAACTGTGTTCTCCTCTGGGCAGTCAGCTGTCTCATCAATAACTGGATCAGGGACACTAGCAGGAACTGCACAGGTTGCACAAAACTCAGCTCTTGGTTCGTTCACTTCAGCAACTTCTAATATGTCAGTAAACTCAAACCTTGGCATTTCTCAACCATTGAGTAATCTTCAAGGAGGTGTTAGTATGGGCCAAACAGTACCTGGAATGAGCCAAGGGAATCTTCCTGGAGGACAAATGGTACAAAGTGGAATTGGTATGAACCAGAACATGATGAGTGGTCTTGGTCCATCAGGTATATCTTCTGGAACTGGCACAATGATTCCTACTCCAGGAATGTCTCAACAAGTGCAACCAGGAATGCCATCTCTTGGTGTGAACAATATGCCCTTACCACAGCAGACATCAGGTGCTATGCAAACAGCACAGTCCAAATATGTAAAGGTCTGGGAGGTAAGTGGGTATTAATTCAACTGCAGATGGTAGACTTGATGGTGTTTTAGAATTTGTCCTTGATTTAAATTATCATATAATGTAACTTTCAGTATTTGCATTCTTCTTTAAATCTTGCTTTTGCTTTGCAAGTTTGCATTACTATTGGATTTAGGAGAGCGTAACAGTGCACAAACTAGCACCTTTTGTTGTGTGTAGTTATCATATGGTTTGGATATCTGCTAATTTTAGAACATGACCTGCTTTCCTCTATTCTTTTTACTGTAGTAGTGCATGCGCTGAGTAGAATGATGATCAGGGCCAAGAAAAGGGGCATTCTAGACCGTTTCTTGGTGGGTGGAAGTTCTATTAATTGGCCATACCTATAGTTCACAGATGAAACTGTAGTCTTCTCCAGAGCTGACTTGAGGATTTGTGCAATGATAAGCTTATTCTTTTAGCATTTAGATGGATATCAGTACCTAAGGTAAATTTAAATAGAAGCACCTTCTTAGGTGTTATTGTTATTTAAGACCATTTGCTTAGGTTAGCTTCCCTGTTAGGTTGTTGGACTGCACAATGTTCCCTTTCTCATTTGGGGCTTCATTTAGGTGGGAATCCTTGAGCTCCTTAGTTGAGTCCTTGTTCCATAAAGGATCTCTTGTAGGTTAGATGATTGGAAGAAAGCCTATACACCCTTAAGAAGAATTATGTTTGTTAAATTTTGCTTATGATTACAAGAAGCCCATCTATCCTTCTGTTCATAAATTTGAGCAGCATCTCTAACCCTTGAATAAGCCTGATGGACGGCCTCCCAAATCTCCCTTGATGTAGAGAGGAAACATAAAAGCTTTTCTGATCTCTGGCTACATTGAGTTCCATAACCAACACATCATATGAGAATCTTCCTCATTCCAAGCATTGAATTTTGGGTCTTCCATACTCATCTCTACCCAAGTAAATGGCTCaatttcccttttctcttcACTTACGTTTTTACCAACTATGACCACTTATGTAATTGCCTATATTCAGTTCAAATGTGGTTGGAATAATCTGGCATTCTCGTGGGATTGGGACTGGGTTTTGAGTGTTTATGATTATTTGGGTAGTAATGGAAGAGGCATCAGATTTTTCTGTTATCATGGGCTGATTGGAGATAGGACAAGATTATTGTAATGGGAAGGACACAAACAAGGAAACAATAGACGccaaaaaatgggttttgaacCAGTCCCTTGAACCAACACTGACAATGTAGGTTGAAAGAAAACACAAACAATTCCAACAATTAGGGCTGGAAAAAATTAGGACAAACACTGAAAATTGGAGCTGGTAGatggaacaaaaaaaataaaaaataaaaaataaaaactgagcACAAGGCTCTGATATCATGAAAATAGAGAATGATTTTTGAATCATACTTGTGTATTAATCAGATATATTTACAACCGATTTGTAATGTGTTATCatgggaaaaaagaaaggaaactaCTCTGTTCTAGGCCTAGAATTACTCCACTAAATCAGCCATTAATTATAGGTAATAAATCAGATAATCAATCAATCCTAATTACAGGACATAAATCAAGTCAATTGAACAACAGAAGAAACATGAATTATTGCACCAATTCTCCAACAGAACTATATAATCATTGGATTTATATGGGGGGCAAAAAAATGACTGCAAGGGAGAGTTAGGATGATTCAAGGTGAGGTGTATGCACTGGGGCATAGATGCAACTGAGACACCTAAATAATTTCTCCTCCATTGGAATCAATTCATTATTTCTTGCATGTCAAAAGACTGgaattcacttttatttgatACTAATGTACATTGTTACCACAGTTCCATTGATCTATCTagcaaaaggaaacaaaataaccTAATATGCTGTTCAACATTGAAGAAATGCAGAAAAACCTTTATCATCTGCCAAAAAAGGTTACAGTTGTAACACAATCCTTCGAGTTACCAGCTAAGGGGGTTCTGGTAAGAAAAAATGATTGTGAAGAATATTGTACGTGAGGTAATTTATTGGTGAATTGGTGGTGTTAATGCAAAAGAAGAGGAGTTAGCAAATCATATTCTTCTCCATTGTGAGATAGTGAAACGGCCTTAGTTTTTGCCTTGCTCTATCAAGAGCTTTATGGAATGAGAGGAATCAAAGAGTGTTTGGAAGGATTGAGCTATATAAAGTGACACATTCCTTAAGTCTTGGTTCTTGTGGTATTTGTAGCCTTTGGGAAAGGAAAAATGTCTTTTCTTAACTATGTGGGCATGATTGGAGTGTTAACTGCTgtttagtttttgtttcttattgttttttacttttctttttttccagaCTGATTAGGTAGTCCTCTGTATGCACCTTATGTGTTAGGGTTTTTGGcttctttttgataggcaagACATTGTAATACACATATGCATCTTTCATATGCATATGTTGTAACAATATATCCAAAAGAATGTCATATGTTATTGTGATCAAATTCTTCCCATTATTTGTTTTAGAGCAATGgtttatgattttataatttatggTTCTGTAATgcctattttatattttcttggaGTGTCagcaaatatattcaaaattatcCATGGAACTGAGTAATAGCTCAGTTCTTCACTTTGTATGTAAAGCAAGTGTGCagtcattgatttttttatctacttatttatttatttattttgtgtatgaTCAAAATGCATGCAGGGAAACTTATCGGGGCAGAGACAAGGGCAGCCTGTTTTCATCACCAGACTTGAAGTAGGTTTCTTCGTGCCTGATAatcaattttgtttcaattatgtgtcccattattttttcttaattttttatgatggtTTTTATCATATAATGATGCTTCAATCTTACTTTCACATTGCAATTTGCtgttattttcagaatttacgAATACTGATGTGAGCTTTAGTCCACATAAATGATTCACTTAGCCCCAACCTAAAAGGctgatattattttatattgtttcttTGTGGCAGGGTTATAGAAGCGCATCGGCTTCAGAGTCGTAAGTCTAGGGATTATCATCCTTATTTGAAGTAgctttaaattaatgttttctatcattattgcaattttttttttcattcttgtaATTACTTATTCATATCGTTAACTCATAATTGCTAATAAGAAAGAGAATAACTATCAAAATGGATTAATATTCAGCTTGATTTACCTTTTTTTGAGTGACAAATACTGTTTAACTGGTAATTAATTAGTGGACTTTAATCAGGACCTGATTTAGTTTTACTAAGATGTGAGATAGTAAAGAGAGAGTTTGGTGGCAATTGTGGGTTTTAGAAATGCCTACTATTCTAAGAATCATGTTCTCCTCAACAATGCCATTGTTGTGCTCATCAATAGGTCTGTTTTTGAGTTGACTTTACTCCAAGGTGTATGGAAAAGGGCCATTTTGCTTGATAGAGGGTTGTAGTGCTTGCGGTCCTTCCGAGTATGTCCAGGATCATTCAAACTATAGTTCATTCTTTACTCAGAGGAACTTAATAGACTTACCAACCCTTATACTAGTTTGGACTGCTGTTTGTTACAAAGAGGGTTATGCCATTTCTCTTTACTAAATGGGAAGTAATTGAGCACGCTAATGGTTACAATTACATTTGGATTGTGTAATATGCTAATTTATAGATCCTACCCAATCAACATTTGTATATCTCCCTACTTCTAAATGGGCCATAACTCTAAATTCTATGTCAGTGCTTGATCTAGCCACAACAGGTTGTTTCATGAAGTACCTTGAACTAAATTCCCTCCCACAAACATGCAGTACCTTGAAGTTGCTCCTCTATTTATTACAAATCCTGCCCAATCAATATCTATATATCCCTCTACTTTCAAATGGTCATATTTAGAAAATAGCAAACCTTTCCCTGGAGCAAATTTTAAATACCTGAGAATCCTATGTATAGCCACAACATATGTGTTCTGCAAGATCTTTGATCTCAAATTCTGCTGCCAAATATGTTTTGGTTTGCCCATCTCCTCACTATCACTACCTATCACCAAAGTTATTTTTGCTTTAGTGAATGTTTGAGAAAAAAGTGTGATCAAACTGGCTTTGATGGTATTCGTACTTCTTCAGGGCATGAGTAAATCTACCTAACTAAGCTTTAGGTCATTCCTTGAGTCCATCAAGGACTTACTTATCTACATGCCTTATCCCCCCTTTTGTTGGGTTGGAAAAGCCAAGAGGAAATTCCATGTATACTTTTTCTTCTAGATCtccatgaagaaatgcatttttcacatcacaTGTTTGAAGAGGCTAGATAAGAGGGTTCAAATGACATTTGTTTTTTCCATtggagcaaaagtttcttgataATCTAACCCATACATTTGTGTATAACATTTAGCTGCCAATCTTTGCTTTGAACCTCTCCCCAAAATCATCTACCTTATGTTTCACTGTGAATGCCCACTTGTAACCAtgtatcaattttattttattttattttttataatgcttCTATTTCTGCAATCATGGTAGCTTTCCACTTTGGGTTGTCAAGAGCTTCTTTTAACTTATTAAGAATAGACAAAGAGGAcaactaattttcaaatattttacaaGATGGGGATAAATGGTGTAAAGACATAACAAGAGATGAGGAATTTCACAGTATAATTCACAAAATGATCATGAGAGGGTGGTTTTTATGCTCTAGAAGGATGACAAGTCTGGTTTTCAAGAGTGAATTGAATTAACTCTTCAGTAGAAATATCaatggagagttcaataaaagGAATTACCCCATGATTATCCATTGTAGGAGCATTTGATTGGTCATTGGGTTGATCAACTGGTGGTTGCATTGGCCAAGTCTTCTTCCTTAAACATACCAATCTATATGGCTCAAGTACTCCTCTTGAAGTAGGTGCAGAAGTTTCAAACAATGATACACTGGTGAACAGTAGTGTTAGTGCATCCCAAGACTTTTGTTCCCCCTTGAGAGAAGCATCTGAATTTTCCCTGAATAGCAAGTCTAATCTTCAACAAAAGTAACATCCATAGAAACAAGCATATTTTGTTAAAGTACTCCCCTCCATTATCAGATTGTAGAACTTGTATTTTAGTGTTAAATTGGGTAATAACCATTTGATGAAAGGACTTAATGGCGGAAAAACAtcacttttttcaaaaatagatctTCGAAATGCTCACCAATGAAAGAAACAAACCACTTAGAACCTGAATAATTAGTAGCATAGGAGGGCCACCACACATCACTATGAATAATTGAGAAAGACACTgaacttttattaaatttgaaagtaaaggAAGTTTGATGATGTTTGCTAACACACAACTATCACAAATAGCTAAATGAGGGATATCCTAACCTTTTGTGCCATAATCAAATACGTTCTTTTGATGTTGGCCTGCCCATTACTTGATTTGCTTGTCTATCCAAATCTTGCTAATTCATATCTAGTATAGatcacctctctctctctctactaaGACTGATCTTCCCCCCCTTAAGAATATCTTAAAAGACATAATGAGTTTCAAAGAAAGTTATGGAATACTATAGAGCTTAAGTAATCTGGATAATGGACAATAAGTTACTGGATAAACATGGAATATGTAAGACAGTAGAGGGTGACATGGAAGAAGTTAGAGGAATGAAACCTACACCCATCATAGTAGAAGAAGATCCATTTGTTGTTTTAACATTTTTCGTACTAGGATGAGTGttaaaaggaaggaaaaaaaaagtctagaTTCATGTGTCATATGATCTATagtaattgaatttataatccCAAATGACTCGTAACAATCATGACTAGAGGTGCTTAATGCAAATCCAAGGTTGCCTGTATTGGCTAAATTACAGGAAGCATCTTTTAGGGAAAACCACTGAGCAGTCTTGTTTATTTCATCTGCTTGGATTTGAGAATGTTGTGGTTGGGCTGTGGAATATGAATGTGTATAAGAGGATGTATGATGTGCTTTGGAATTTGAGTTGAAGCCCTTCCTATGAAACCATTCTGGATATCCTTTCAGCTTGAAACATGTCTCTCGAGCATGCCTTAGACTATTACAGTGTGTACAAAGCAAAAACTGATTGCTTCCAACTTTCCTAGAGTTAGAGATAACTAGTGCATTGAAGTTTGAAGAGTTTTTAAGGCTAAACTATTTTATGGGACACCTGAAAGTGTAGTACCTTGATGAAGATTGTCATGCTGAACATAGGCATATATGCACCATGAAGAGTGGGAAGAGGATCTTGCCTTAAAATTTGTACTATGATCTTATCAAAACTTGGGTTGAGATGAACTAGAAAATCGTAGACCCTCtcattctcaatttttttctttagttttgttgTATCCACAACACACTCCATATCACATGGCTAGAGAAAATCAAGTTTAGCTGGTCAATGTCTTCCCCTGTTGTCTAGTCTCATGTGCACTACATCTAAGTTCATAAATCCGAGAAGCATcattatcatcaaaatatggTTGAGCCTCAAAATCCCAAATAGGATGAGCTATAGAAGTTGGAGAAAAGTGGCACTAATATCTGAAGTCATTGACTTAAGAAGCCATGACATCAACATGATATTCTCCTTAGGAAGAAAGGATTAGAAATAACTGGCTGTTTCTTTTCTCCAGTCAATTATCCCAACTTGCCATTTCCTGTAATATACAGCTTCAAACTGAGACCACAAAGAGTTACTTGTCCCATTAAGTTTGTTAGAAGTTATCTAATACATGTATGTTATCATGTTGAACTGTCACATTGGAGGAATAAGTGGTGGTGCACCAGATCCAGAAAGTTTTATCATCAATTTGGACATGATTCTTTGTGCAAGGCTACTTGCAAACTCAAACAGCAAGTATAGCCGGGGGGGAATATGTCAGCAATAAAAGATCAGACATAATGGTCACAGAAATGGCCCTGATACCATGCTgattttgggaaatttttttctGTATATCTACTTCACAGGTACAATATAATataggaaaagagaaaaacagtACAAAGAAGAATCTAAAATAAATCCCTACAATCagcaataatgataatcaaATCCCTAAAATTAAGAAGCTAAATATGATAGCTGCAAATCTGCTCCTTGCTTATAGAAATTAGAATAATCAATCCCTGTAATAAAAGGGTTAACTAGGATCAAACATGAAAGCTAGTATAGAAAGTATAAGATTAGAAATCTCTGAATGTACAGTTAACACATTATTTTAGTCTAAATTTATATAGTACTtgatagaaattattttttgagattcTCACAGCATAATCCATCCTATCATAATCTCTATAGTGCATGCTGAGAACACCTATCAAAACTCATTTTCCTGATCTCTTGATTTCATTCAAAGGGGTTGACCCCAATCATAAGCTAAGGTGCATCCATAAATTTATGTCAGGAATGACTTCCAGATAACTGTTAAAATACTAAGTTGTTTCCAACTATTAACAAAAAGGTTTTGGATGCTGCCAGCCACTGTCAAGGCGACACTTTTGGgggagaaaagagaaaggaagtTTGGAGACCAGGccctttgtgtatttttttgacggtttggaaggcaaggaacaAAATAGCGTCTGAGGAAAAAGTGTTGTCAATCCAAAGACTTAAAGagttcttttgtttatttcctttggtCGGAGATGAAATTGttcataaaagatggtcctttgactttagttgattttattgattgggtgGGAACCCATTGAGGGTGGGGTTCCTTTTGCACCTCTGTTCTTGGCAGCTGATTCGTTCCAGCTGGGGAGTGGGggtgttttcttcttctttgtataCTTTCAGCTGCTGTTGTGGTGGTTTTTTAATACAGTTTTTCtctcttacttatcaaaaaaaaaaaactattaacaaAAAGGTTTCACAAGGTGCTTTCCATAATTGTAATCCATGGAGGTGCATTTTTTAAATAGGAGTTTCTATCAGTGAGTGCAACTGTCTTGCTTTTGTACTCAGTGTGGCTTAGCTGTGGTTTTTGCATCCCCTAGAAGTCCTCTTTTATATTGATTACTAAGATGAATTATGCAACTGCATGAGCTTCTTCTACTTTCTCAGGCTTGCAGCAAACTGGCCTGCGACGATGCAAATAGTACGGCTTATATCCCAGGACCACATGAATAACAAGTACTCTCTGTTTAGTATTCCTGTTTTGTGTCTAATTGTAAACATGCTCTGCCTTCTTATATTTCTAAGTtccattgatttctttttatttgatatcaGGCAGTACGTTGGGAAAGCAGATTTTCTAGTTTTTCGAGCAATGAACCAGCATGGATTTCTTGGGCAGCTGCAGGAAAAGAAGCTTGTGAGTCATCTGAACGCTAAGCTTCCTTCTTTTATAACTTCAGCTTAATGCTTTCCCATCGaggattttcttattgattctATGCAATTCTCAGTGTTctgttttattgttatttatttttgcctATTTTGATTTATCCAGTTTTGCTTCTATGTTACTGTTCACATCAGTGGCATGGTTTTCTTTCATGGTTGTTGAAATAGAAATGTTCCATTTTTTGCTTAACAGTGTGAAAATCTGGGTTACATGGAAATGTATGGGAAGGATGATATGAGAATTGGAACATTAGTGATAGTTATAAACACAAGTATGATAAGGGAGCAGGAAACTTTCTGAAAGGACTGAGATCTCAGTACTCCCTCTCCACTTCCTTCTCTTCcccaaaccaaacaaacccaTCTCAGACACACCTTTGGCCCCTAAGAGGCACCCCAGAGTATTGATAATTTGGTGCATATTAGTGTATGTCAGTTGGATGAACAATAGTAGTTATATAACTGTATTACCATGCAGACATTTTGATCTTCCCTCTCCAAGGGGATCATGCACAACTACTTTCAGGATGGTCACATTTTAATGCTGTGTAGAAACTTGATACTAATTGgcaaaatcattttatttagaagtttataATGCAAGAATTTAATGTATGAGAAGTTCATATTTTAgcaaaatcattttatttagaaacttaaagAGGGCTAAGGAAGGAGGCTTTTGTGGAGGAAAATTGTATttcttatt is a genomic window of Vitis riparia cultivar Riparia Gloire de Montpellier isolate 1030 chromosome 1, EGFV_Vit.rip_1.0, whole genome shotgun sequence containing:
- the LOC117915753 gene encoding mediator of RNA polymerase II transcription subunit 25, with amino-acid sequence MAEKQLVVAVEGTAAMGPYWQAVVSDYLDKIIRYFCGNELAGQKPSSSNFELSLVVFNAHGSYCSCLVQRSGWTRDVDLFLQWLSALPFAGGGFNDAAIAEGLAEALMMFSVAANGSQTQQNVDGQRHCILVAANNPYPLPTPVYQPQMQNMEQNESIESQTESRLSDAEAVAKSFAQCSVSLSVICPKQLPKLKSIYNAGKRNPRAADPPVDNVKNPHFLVLISDSFMEARAALSRPGLSNMTANQSPVKMDIASVPQVSAAPPASIPSVNGIMNRPTIAVGAVPTATVKVEPSTVTSITSGPGFPHIPSVPRAASQGVPSLQTSSPSSTSQEMISNGDNVQDLKPIVSGISQTLRPVVPAAANVSILNNLSQARQVMHSAALSGGTSIGLQSMGGTSMAMHMSNMISSGMASSVPATQTVFSSGQSAVSSITGSGTLAGTAQVAQNSALGSFTSATSNMSVNSNLGISQPLSNLQGGVSMGQTVPGMSQGNLPGGQMVQSGIGMNQNMMSGLGPSGISSGTGTMIPTPGMSQQVQPGMPSLGVNNMPLPQQTSGAMQTAQSKYVKVWEGNLSGQRQGQPVFITRLEGYRSASASESLAANWPATMQIVRLISQDHMNNKQYVGKADFLVFRAMNQHGFLGQLQEKKLCAVIQLPSQTLLLSVSDKACRLIGMLFPGDMVVFKPQITNPQQQQHQQLQQQQIPLLQQQQQLAPLQQQQQLQQQQQLPQLQQQQQLQQQQQQHPQLQQQQQLPQLQQQQQLPQLQQQHQLSQLQPQQQHQPLQQQQQPQQMVGTGMGQAFVQGPGRSSQGPPNMPGGAFLG